The Thermodesulfovibrio sp. 3462-1 genome contains the following window.
GCTGTTATTACTTTGTTTCTGACCTGAATGAGTGTTTGAAGGCTGATATCAGCCTTTTGCATTGCCAGCACAACTTGATGAATACTTAATTCACCTTTTGCAAAAGCTTCAATTGCATTTTGAGCCTCCTGCTCTACCTGAGATGCCTCTTTTATAGCATCCTTTAGAACCTGTTCAAAGGATTCTTTCTGCGTTCCCTGTAAATTCTGTAATTCCTGCAATGTCTTATTTAGAGTTTCACTTATGTTTTTTATCTCTGTCACAGCTGCCCTCCTAAATTCTTAATAAATCAATTGTTCTCATAAACATATCCTTATATGAGTTAATCATCGTAAGATTTGCTTCATAGGCACGGGAAGCAGAAATAAGATTAATCATTTCTTCCATTGGATTTACATTTGGATATCTTACATATCCATCTTTATCTGCATCAGGATGCCTGGGGTCATAAACAATTCTCGGAGGTCTCTGGTCTTGTACTATTTTAACCACATCAACACCCTGAGAAATCTGGTCATACATGTATGTCATAAAAACAACATCCTTTCTTCTATAGGGACCTCCTTCCGGAGTTCTTGTTGAGTTTATGTTTGCAAGGTTTGAAGCAATTACATTGAGCCTTATTTTCTGGGCTTCAAGCCCAGTTGCTGCCACCTTGAGAGGTAAAAATATATCCTTCATTATCTACCTCCTTTGATTGCATCTTTAATCATGCGAATTCTTGCTGAAAGAAGCTGAGTTGCAGTATTATACATGAGCATTGTCTCTGCAAATTTTGTCATCTCTACTTCTATATTAACAGTATTTCCATCTCTGTTTGGCATAGTTGTTTTAGCTTCAATTACTTTATAACTCCCTGTATCGTTTTCAACTGCTCTTTTTAATTCTTCCTGAAAATTTATGTCCTTTGCTTTATAACCTGGTGTATCAGCATTTGCTATATTTGAAGCAAGAATTTTTTGCCTGTAGGCACATATATCCATTATTTTCTCAAGAATTTTTATTGAACTGTCCATTTTTTACACCTCTACCTTTAGAGATTTCTTAACCAGATATAAGCAAAATTCGTGCCTGAATTATAAATCTTTGAGTCCGTATTCATTTATTTTGTTTCTCAATGTTCTCACACTTATTCCAAGAATTTTTGCAGCCTTTGTTCTATTTCCCTGAGTTTTCTTAAGAGCGTCAATTATTAAATCCTTTTCTGCATCTTTTATTTTGCCAATTTTTATTGATTTTTTTCCCTCAAAAAAAATCTCATCCTCAGGAACCCTTAATTGTCCATCTGGACTCAGGACAGCAGTCCTGTAAATGAAATTTTCAAGTTCTCGGACATTGCCCTGCCAGGAATTTTCAAGTAAGTATTTTTTCATCTCCTCTGTAATGATGAAATTTTTTGACATCTTATTTGAAAGCCTCTTTAAAAAAAACTCAGCAAGAGGAATAATATCTTCAGTTCTTTCTCTAAGTGGAGGAATTCTTAATGGAAATACATTTATTCTATAAAAGAGATCTTCTCTGAAATTGCCTTTTTTTACCTCCTCCCAAAGGTCTTTGTTTGTTGTAGCAATTATTCTTACATCTACACGAACAGGTTTTGTACCACCAACTCTGTCAACTTCCTTTTCCTGAATAACCCTTAAGAGCTTTGCCTGAAGTCTATATGCCATCTCACTTATCTCATCAAGAAGAATTGTTCCTCTATTGGCAAGCTCAAATTTACCTAACTTTCTTTCAGTAGCTCCAGTAAAGGCTCCTTTTTCATGTCCAAAAAGCTCTGCCTCAAGAAGTGTTTCAGTAATGGCTGCACAATTTATTGCAACAAAAGGCTGATTTGCTCTCGGGCTATGCTTGTGAATGTATCTTGCAATAACTTCTTTACCAACCCCGCTTTCTCCTGTTAGCAGGACTGTAATGTCTGTTTTTGCTATTTCTCTTGCAATTTCAAGGATTCTTCTCATTTGTGGAGCCTCTGCAACAATTTCATCCTCTTCAGGGATAAGCCTGAAGACAAGAGATTTCAGAGTATCCATTGAAAAAGGTTTCATAATATAGTCCACTGCACCAAGCTTCATTGCTTTCACAGCATCTTCAACAGAGCCATATCCTGTAATCACGATTACAGGAGTAAAAATTCCTCTTTTTCTTATCTCAGCAAGAAACTCAAGACCACTCATTCTGGGCATTTTTACATCAGTTATGATCAAAGAGAAATCACTCAGGTTAACTGATGAAAGAACATAGGAAGGGTCTCTGTAATAATGAGAAGCAAAGCCAAAACGAGACATTGCCTCTTTTAGGGCAAAGCCCATGTCAGGTTCATCATCTATTATAAGAACAGATTTCATTTCAATGGTAAATAAATTGCAAATTCTGTGCCTTCATTAATTCTACTTTTTACTTCAATTCTTCCCTGGTGAGCAGAAATTATACTTGCTGTAATACTAAGCCCAAGTCCTGTGCCTCTGTCTTTTGTGGAGAAAAAGGGATCAAAGATTTTATCAACTATTTCACTGTCAATTCCATGACCAGTGTCTTTAATGGTAAGCCTGACAAAATCACCATCATTACATGCATCAATAGTAATTGTTCCACCCTCTGGCATTGCTTGATATGCATTAACAAACAGATTTATCAATGCCTGCCTCATAAGAGAAGAATCAAGGTGAAGAAAAATTATTTCTTTTATTCTGTTTTCAATTTCTATCCCAACTCTGCTAAAAAGTTCCTGAAACTCCTTTATTATTTCATCAATCAATTCATTGAGGCATATAAAAGTTTTTTTGGGAGTTATCCCCCTTGTAAAACTCAACATATTTTCAAGGGTATTTCTTAACATCTTTACAGAGCTTGAGATTCTCCTTGCATAATCTCCATGAATTCCTTCTTTGAGGTCTTCAGATATCATATTGGCAAAAAGCTCAATGCTTCCAAGAGGATTTCTTATTTCATGGGCTATTTTCATTACAAGAGAGCCCATTGCACTGAGCCTTCTGTTTCTTTCATTTTCTGCTTCAAGTTCCTTTATTCTCGTAATGTCTTTACAGAGAAAAACTCTGCCGATTTTATTTCCTTCTGAATCAACAACCTCTGATTCTGAGACTATTGCATAAAAAGGCTTTCCAAGGTCTGGATAAATCATGTCTGCCTGAATTTTTATCGGTAAATCTCTTTTGCCAATAACATTTTCTGCTTTAATATTAAAGAGATTTTCACCTGCTCGATTGATTAATCTTATGACACCTTCGCTGTCAAAAAATACAACAGCTATATCAATGCTTTCAATTATGCTACTAAGCAGTCTTTTTTTCTGTTCAACCTCCTCTGTAAGAAGTTTTACTTTTTCTTCAAGAAGGCTGTAATATTTAATTAAAGCTTCAGAGGCTGTGTTAAATTTTAATAGTGCTTCCTTTAAAAGTTTTTCCTGCATGGCTAATGAAGAAGCGCCTTTGCTGCTTCTGAAAGCTTTCCTCCCGAAGCAGCAACCTTTTCAAGATATTTTTTATCATGGGCAAGTTTGCCATACTGATAGTATGCCCACATGAGAGATTCACTGTCTTTAATTCCAAGCTCTATCGCTTTTTTGTAATAGTGAATTGCCTCTTTTGTTTTTTTAGAAAGATAAAAATAGTCAGCAGCTTTAAGTGATGCTTCTGCATTGCCAAGCTTTGATGCTTCAAGCCAGTAATGAATAGCTTTTTTTCTATCTCCATTTGAATATTCAAGATCTCCTAATAAAGTTAGAACCTCAGTGTCATTTATTGATTTTGATACTTTTCTTAAATAAGAAAGTGCGGTAAGTTTATCTCCTTCCTGAGCAAGAATCTGAGCATAAAGAGCAGTTGCTTGAAGATTTTTCTCTTTAAGAGGCTCAAGAAGTTTTTTAGCTTCTTTATATTTACCCTCTTTTATCAGAATCTTTGAATAGGGAATCACTGCTTCTGTCCTTCTTGGACCTGTTTGAATCTTCCTTAGTAGATTTTTAGCCTCATTGTATTTTCCCTGAGAAATGAGAAATTGAGCTGATTGAATTAGCAGAGATGAATCTACTGATAAAAAGGGATATATTTTAACAATATAATAAGCAGCTTTTTCCGGGCTTTCATGCATGATGATTTTTAAAAATTCTTCAATTTTTCTATTTTTAAGCTCCTTATCTCTGAATAAGAAAAGCATTCTCAATGCATCATCATAGTTCTTGTTGTTCATGTAGATTGAGTAAATCTTGAGTCTTACATCATCCGTGGGAATGTAAAAGTAAATCTCTTTTCCTATTTTTAAAGCTTCCTCAGTTCTTCCTTGAGAGAAATACATTTCAAAGAGCATTTTTTTTGCCCTGATTGTATCGGAAAGCCTAATAGATCTTTCAATGAATTTTTTCAGAACATTCTCTGCTTCTGTGAACTTATTTGCTTTTATCAAAACCTCTGCTCTGTCAAGGTCATAAAGGGATTTTCTCAGTTTCAGATTTTTATTAAACTCCTTTAAAGCCTCATCAGCCCTACCTGACATGGCAAGATATTTTATTCTCAATAAAGCATTATCTGGCTCATTAAAATCTTTCCTGTCAAGCCTGTCAAGCACCTGTTGGACTGTTTTTAAATCACCCCTGTAAAGTGCGATCCATCCTCTGCCAATCATTGCCTGCTTTTCAAAAGGTGGTTGAACTTTTTCAAGATAATACTCTGCTTCCCTGAGTCTTCCAATTTTGAAATTTGTTAATCCCATGTAGAGATTTGCTTCATTAACAGCAGGAGAGTTTTTAAAATCCCTCAAAATTCTCTTTAACGGAATTGTGGCTTCATAGTAATTTCCAAGGAAGTATTCTGCCTTTGCGAGACCTAAAAGTGCTTTATCTGCAAATTTTGGGTCTTCAGTAAACTTTTGAAAAAACTCCTTTGCCTGTAAATAATTCTCAGTTTTTAAAAAATCCTCACCCTTTTTAAGAGCATCATCTGCACAGGTAATGCTGAAAAATAAAATAATGGCAATGATACTAATCAGAGTTTTCATTGTCTTTAATGCCAAGTCTTTTCATTTTTTCAATAAGTGTTGTTCTGTTTATGTTAAGATACCTGGCTGCTCTACTTTTAATCCATCTATGCAGATTTAAGGCATGTAAAATTAGCTTTTTCTCGTACTCCTTTAAAACTTCATTAAGGTCTATTCCTGCACTGAAGGGATTTATATCGTCAGAAACTGTTTTTGGAAGTAAACTTTCCCCGAATTTTATTTTTTCAGGAAGGTCTTCCACAGTAATAACTCCACCATCATTTAAAACATAAAGTCTTTCAATTAAATTTTCAAGTTCACGGACATTTCCAGGCCAGTGATAGTTTAATAAAACTTCCATTGCCTCTTGCTTGATCTGCAGTGAATAGCCAAATTTTTTTGAAAACTTATCAATAAAATAATCGCAAAGAAGGGGTATATCTTCTTTTCTTTCTCTCAATGGAGGAATTACTACAGGAACAACATTCAGTCTCCAGAAAAGGTCTTCTCTGAATCTTCCTTCTTTTACTTCATTTTCTAAGTCTTTGTTTGTTGCTGCTATAATTCTCACATTTACATGAATAGACTTAGTTCCTCCTATTCTTTCAAAAGCTTTCTCCTGAAGGACCCTTAATATTTTTACCTGAAGATGAACGGGCATGTCACCTATTTCATCAAGAAAGATTGTTCCTTCATTTGCAACTTCAAATCTACCAAGACGCTGGGTATTTGCGCCAGTGAATGCTCCTTTTTCATATCCAAAGAGTTCTGATTCAAGAAGTTCGGAAGGTATGGCAGCACAGTTAACAGGAATAAAAGGCTTTTCTGCTCTCAGGCTTTTAAGATGAATCATCTTTGCAACAAGCTCCTTACCTGTTCCGCTCTCTCCCATTATCAAAGCAGTGGTATCAGTTCTTGAAAGCTTATCAATAAGTGTGAGAATTCTTTTAATTTGAACTGATTGCCCTACAATCACAATTTTATCCTTCATGTCATAAATATGACATATTAAAAAACAAAATTTCAATAAAAGTTGCAGATCTTATTGAAAATATGATTTAAATCATATTTTTTGCTGATTAAATAGAGTAAAATTAGTTATAAAAATACTTCTTAGGAGGTTTATCTATGTTTTGTAGACAATGTGAACAAACAGCAAATCAGGTAGCATGCACAAAACTGGGTGTATGTGGGAAACAGCCAGATACAGCGTATCTTCAAGATTTGTTAATCTACTGCCTTCAGGGACTTTCTACTTATGCAAAGGAAGCACTGAGGGAAAACAGGCTGGACAACAAAGTTAAAAGATTTACTGTTGAAGCTCTCTTTGCAACACTGACAAATGTTAATTTTGATTCTGAAGCAATAAGAAATTTTATCAATGAAGCAGTAAAAATCAGGGAAGAACTAAAAAAGAAAGGCTATAACGTTAAGGAAACAGATGCCTGTCGCATATTTCCTGTTGATTCAATGGAAGAACTGGTAAAGCAGGGCGAAGAGGCAAATAGAAAGTTATTCCAGAATTCTTCAGATGCTGACATCCAATCGCTTAAAGAGACTACTCTTTATGCAATAAAAGGAATCGCAGCCTATGCTGACCATGCAGCAATTCTTGGAAAAGAAGATGACTCTGTCTACGCCTTTATTTATGATGCCCTTGATGCCATGCAGAGAGACGGAGATATGAATTACTGGCTTAATATGGTTTTGAAAGCCGGAGAGGTTAATCTAAAAACAATGGAACTGCTTGATGCTGCCAACACTGGCAAATACGGACATCCTATTCCTACAGCAGTTCCACTGGGTTATAAAAAAGGCAAGGCAATTGTGGTCTCTGGTCATGACCTGAGAGACCTTGAGCTTCTTTTACAACAGACAGAAGGAAAAGGTATATATATTTATACCCACGGAGAGATGCTTCCCTGTCATGGATATCCTGAACTGAAGAAATATAAGCATTTTTATGGACATTACGGCACAGCATGGCAGAACCAGCAGAAGGAATTTGCTCAGTTTCCTGGAGCAATTTTAATGACCACTAATTGCATTATAAAGCCACAGGAGTCCTACAAAGATAGAATCTTCACAACAGGTGTTGTTGGCTGGCCAGGGGTAAAGCACATTGAAGATAAAGATTTTACTCCAGTAATTGAAAAGGCGCTTGAATTGCCAGGTTTTCCAGAAGACAGGGAAGGAAAAACCGTAATGGTAGGCTTTGCAAGAAATGCTGTTTTAAGCTTTGCTGAAAAGGTAATTGAGCTTGTTAAAGCTGGTAAAATAAGACATTTCTTCCTTGTTGGTGGTTGTGATGGTGCAAAACCAGGCAGAAGCTATTACACAGAGTTTGTTGAAAAATCTCCGAAAGACACCGTTATTCTTACTCTTGCCTGTGGTAAATTCAGATTTTTTGATAAAGAACTTGGTTCAATTGAAGGAATTCCAAGACTTCTTGATGTGGGTCAATGCAATGATGCCTATTCAGCAATTCAGATAGCTCTGGCACTTTCAAAGGCTTTCAATGTAAGTGTAAACGAGCTTCCACTTTCTTTAATCCTTTCTTGGTTTGAACAGAAAGCAGTTGCAATTCTTACAACACTGCTTTATCTCGGTATTAAAAATATTCGTCTTGGGCCAAGCCTTCCTGCCTTTGTAAGTCCTAATGTTTTGAAAGTTCTTGTTGATAATTTTAGTATAAAAACAATCAAAACAGCGGATGAAGACTTAAAAGAAATACTGGGATCATAAAAATGCGATAAAGGAAAAAACTGTCTTTCGCTTTTCCTTAGAGGTTGGTTTACAATTCTGCACTTGACCTTTTCTTCAAAAAGTCAAAGACTTTTTGGAGAAAAGGTCTCTGTTTTGTTGGCTGAGTATTGCTAAACTTTAAAAAATAGCTCTTTTATGAAATCCTTTACAGCAGGAATTTTGGTTTTAATAAGTTCTTCTTTATTGCCATCAAATACGATATATCCATCTTTAAGAAAAATAAATCTATTGCAGAGTTGCCATGCTATATAAACTACATGAGTTATTATCATGAAACCTATATTTTCTCTGTCTGCTAAATCTTTAATCAGCTGAATAATTCTTTCAGAATTGATGGGATCAAGTCCTGCGGTTGGCTCATCATATAAAAACATCTTTGTTTTTCCAACTGCCAGGGCACGGGCAATGGCTACTCTACGGTGCATACCTCCGCTGAGTTGTTCTGGCATAAGTTCCTCTGCATCTTCAACTCCTACGCGTTTGAGCAATTCCCTTACCCTGCGATAAATTTCTTTATCAGGAAGCTTTAAAAGTTCTCTCATGAAAAAAGCTACATTTTCCTTTACAGGTAAAGAATCAAAAAGAGCACCTTCCTGAAAAACAATGCTAAATTTTCTTCTTATGGGAATAAGTTCTTCTTCACTTAGTCTGGTTATATCAATGCCATCAATTATAATTTTTCCTTTATCTGGAGTGATTAAACCCAGAATTAATTTTAAAATGGTTGTTTTTCCCCCACCGCTTTCACCAAGAACAGCTATTCGCTCATCAAATTTTGCAGTAAAGCTTACACCTTTGAGCACTTCTCTGTCTCCGTAAGAGAACCATACATCATCAAAGATTATCATACAGTAAACCCCAGTGCATAGAGTAAAGTTCTTGTTAGTATAAAATCAGTTGCGATTACAACAACAATTGATGTAACAACTGCTTTTGTGGTTGACCTTCTTAATCCTTTTGCACCTCCTCGGGTTGTAAGCCCGTAAAAACAGCTTATACAAGAGATAAGATACCCGAATATAAAAGGTTTTATTGAACCGGAGAAGACATTTTGAAAATTTAATTCTCTGATAATGCTTGACCAGTAAAAGGAACCACTCTGATTACTGACAAAAACTGCTATGTAGTAGCCTCCAAAAAGACAGACGAGGTCTCCTATTATTGTAAGACATGGAAGCATTATAACTGAGGCAATTACTCTTGGAATCACAACTTTTCTAACTGGATCAATTCCGTAGACTCTTAAGGTGTCTATTTGATGCCCAAGAATCATTGAGCCAATTTCTGCAGTCTGCCCAGCACCAACTCTGCCTATAAAGACCAGTGCTGTTACAAGGGGACCAATTTCTCTTATCACTGCAATTCCTACAATTTTACCTGTATACATTTTTAATCCAAGCCTGCTGAGCTCTGCACTTAGTTGAAGACTTAGTGCCATTCCTACAAACAGACATACCAGAGATATAATAAAAACAGAAGCAGAGCCAGCATATTCCATCTGCTCAATTATTTCATCAAAATAAATAGGTTTTTTAAAAAGTTTTAAAATAGAATTTATGCAGACAAAATAGAAATCCTGCAAGTCTGCCAGTGTTTTTTTTACCTTGCTATCTTTTCTCATAAGGCGTAACAATATCTTAACATAAAGAGTTTATAATAGAATAAAACAAAATCAGAGGAGGTGTAGTATGTCTAAAAAAATTTTAATGATTGTTGGCGATTTTGTGGAAGACTATGAAGCAATGGTGCCGTTTCAGATGCTTAAGATGGTGGGACATACTGTTCATGCAGTTTGTCCAGGGAAAAAAGCAGGTGAGACTGTAAAAACTGCTGTGCATGATTTTGAAGGAGATCAGACATATACAGAAAAAAGAGGTCATAATTTTATGTTAAATGCTGATTTTGAGAAAATTAAACCTGAAAATTACGATGCCCTTGTAATTCCAGGTGGAAGAGCTCCTGAATATCTGAGGCTTAACGATAAAGTATTAGAAATAGTAAAACATTTTGTTGAATCTGATAAACCTGTAGCTGCTATATGTCATGGAATTCAGCTTTTGACTGCTGCCAATGTTATAAAAGGCAGAACTCTTACTGCCTATCCAGCAGTAAAAGCAGAAATTTTACTTGCCGGTGGAAAATGGTGTGAGGTGAATGCTACGTTTTCAAATGCCTGTGTAGACGGTAATATTGTAACTGCACCTGCCTGGCCAGCTCATCCAGAATGGATAAGAAAATTTCTTGAGCTTCTCGGCACAGAAATAAAAGCTTAAAAAAGACCTTTTTGCATTGGTCCGGTTCTGTCTGCCCGGACCTTTTTTATCTGTATGTATTCTGCTGGTATATCTTTAAGAAAAGAAGAAACAGACAGAGGTATTTTTTTGCCGTTGATAACTCTTTGCCTTGAATGAATAAGTATTAAATCATCCATTGCTCGGGTCATTCCAACATAAAAGAGTCTTCTTTCTTCCTCTATGTCAATATCAGGTGCCATAGTGTAAGGGATAAGACCTTCATCAAAACCTGCAATGAAGACAATGGGAAATTCAAGACCTTTTGAACTGTGCAGAGTAAGGAGGCTTACTGCATTAAGGTTTTCTGGAAAAAGATCAATAGGTGTCAGTGCTGAAATTTCATCAATGAATGCCTGAATCTGCTCTATGAGTTTGCCATTTTTATATGCTCTTGCAATGTTGCTCAACATAAAGATTTCTATGTCTGACAAATCTTCATAGCTTCCAGATGATTCAAGAAAGTCCTTTAATGGCATATTTGTAAAAAGTTTTTCCGATGAGTTAGTCATTGCTTCAGTAAGTTTTCTTATTATTGAAGATATCCAGTGATCTGCATCTTTCTTTATTGTTTTCACGGGGATTCCTTCTTTTTTTAAAAAATCCTTAATGATTTTCAGCTGATTATTTGTTCTTGTAAGAACTGCAAAACTTGAAAAACTATAAGATGTTTCTTCTTTATTTTTATAGAGTTCTGTAAAATCTGTTGCACCAAGCCTTGACTTTATTTCTTTAACAATGGTTTTGGCTTCCTCATATTCGTCCTCAACTTCAAAAAGGATTAGAGGAGATTTTATTTCTCTTGTAGCTTCAATTCTTTTAGAAAACCTTTTTGTATTAGCTGTGATAAACTTATTTGAAGCTTCTATTATATTTTTTTGCGAACGATAATTAAGAGATAGATTTATAAGAGTTAAATCTGGAAAATCTGAAGGTAATTTTAAAAAAAGTTCAATTTCTGAGCCTCTGAAAGAATAAATAGCCTGGTCAGGATCGCCAAATACTGCAAGACAGCCATCTTGCTTAAGAAGTCCTATTATAAGTTCATACTGAATCTTATTTATGTCCTGAAATTCATCAACAATTATATAAGAAAAGAGAGCTGGAATCTCTTTTTTATTGATTAATTCAAGAGTTTTTAGCAATAGGTCATCAAAATCAAGAAGATTAAGCTGTCTCTTTTTTTCTTCGTATTTTTCATAGACTGGTAAAATTTTTTCATCCAGAGGGACACCTGTATTTTTGAATTTTGTTATTTTTTCAATTGCTTTATCAGCATTTTTCCCATATAAATCAGAGATTATTTCTTTCTGTTTTGTCCTTGTGCATAATTGAAAATGCTTTTGTTTATCTGGTAAAAATTCCTTTAAAAGTTTTAGGCACAAAAGATGAAAGGTGCCAATAAAAGGTGTGTTTTCTTTTTGTCTCAAGCTATTTATAACTCTCTGCTTCATTTCAATGGCTGCTTTTTGTGTGAAAGTAAGGGCTGCAATTTCTTGAGGATTTATGCCCTGTTGCAATAGATTAATAATTTTTGCAGTAATTGTAAGGGTTTTTCCAGTTCCTGGACCTGCTAAAACACAGCAGATTTTGTCGTTAGTTTCTGCTGCTATTTTTTGATTTCTGTTAAGATTCATTTAAAAAAGGATTGCCTGCCCTTTAATTTCAGTTTCAATAGATTCACCGAAAACTTTTATTCTACCATATGCTCCATCATATCCAGCTTCTACATAAACTTTGCCTTCTCTCATTCTTTCAATTGCCTCTGCCAGTTTAGAATCAAATTTTTCAATTTCTTTTAAATCTTTGTGTAAAAGTATATTATATTCACTTCCGAGTTTATAAAGGGCTTTCATATATGTGTCAAATACTGATTTAGACTGGGTAGAACTATTTTTTATTTCAGCAATTATTTCAGATAAAGGGATTATAGATTTAAAAGGAAGTGCTTGTGGTGGTTTAAATCCTTCAGGCCTGTCTGAAAGAACTTCAACTCTGTGCATTACTCCAACAGTAACTTTTTTCCCGCATACAGGGCATAGATAGTTTCTTTTTATTGTCTCTTTTGGTGAAAGTCTTACTCCGCATGATCTGTGTCCATCATAATGATATTTCCCTTCTTCAGGGAAAAACTCTACAGTGCCAAGAAATCCCTTGCGTATCTTTATTGCTTCGGTAATCGCATTGTAGTTCATCTCAGTGTCAAAGATGTTTGCTTCTCTTCCAATTTTTGTAGGTGAATGGGCATCAGAATTTGAAACAAGAAGTACTCTGTCAAGCTCACTAAGACGCCAGTTCATTGGTGGATCTGAACTCAGGCCTGTTT
Protein-coding sequences here:
- a CDS encoding ABC transporter permease; its protein translation is MRKDSKVKKTLADLQDFYFVCINSILKLFKKPIYFDEIIEQMEYAGSASVFIISLVCLFVGMALSLQLSAELSRLGLKMYTGKIVGIAVIREIGPLVTALVFIGRVGAGQTAEIGSMILGHQIDTLRVYGIDPVRKVVIPRVIASVIMLPCLTIIGDLVCLFGGYYIAVFVSNQSGSFYWSSIIRELNFQNVFSGSIKPFIFGYLISCISCFYGLTTRGGAKGLRRSTTKAVVTSIVVVIATDFILTRTLLYALGFTV
- a CDS encoding endonuclease Q family protein, which encodes MFYADLHIHSRFSRATSKEMIPEVIEQWAQLKGIKLIGTGDFTHPEWLREIEKKLNEEGNGLFTLKKQYRLDVPDSCKEDIFFILSSEISCIYQKNNKLRKIHLLILSPSLRDVTKINHALSQIGSLGSDGRPILGVDAKEVMKIIIDISPSSMIIPAHAWTPHFSVFGSQSGFDSLSECFEELTPYIYAIETGLSSDPPMNWRLSELDRVLLVSNSDAHSPTKIGREANIFDTEMNYNAITEAIKIRKGFLGTVEFFPEEGKYHYDGHRSCGVRLSPKETIKRNYLCPVCGKKVTVGVMHRVEVLSDRPEGFKPPQALPFKSIIPLSEIIAEIKNSSTQSKSVFDTYMKALYKLGSEYNILLHKDLKEIEKFDSKLAEAIERMREGKVYVEAGYDGAYGRIKVFGESIETEIKGQAILF
- a CDS encoding DJ-1/PfpI family protein, yielding MSKKILMIVGDFVEDYEAMVPFQMLKMVGHTVHAVCPGKKAGETVKTAVHDFEGDQTYTEKRGHNFMLNADFEKIKPENYDALVIPGGRAPEYLRLNDKVLEIVKHFVESDKPVAAICHGIQLLTAANVIKGRTLTAYPAVKAEILLAGGKWCEVNATFSNACVDGNIVTAPAWPAHPEWIRKFLELLGTEIKA
- a CDS encoding ATP-dependent helicase, with product MNLNRNQKIAAETNDKICCVLAGPGTGKTLTITAKIINLLQQGINPQEIAALTFTQKAAIEMKQRVINSLRQKENTPFIGTFHLLCLKLLKEFLPDKQKHFQLCTRTKQKEIISDLYGKNADKAIEKITKFKNTGVPLDEKILPVYEKYEEKKRQLNLLDFDDLLLKTLELINKKEIPALFSYIIVDEFQDINKIQYELIIGLLKQDGCLAVFGDPDQAIYSFRGSEIELFLKLPSDFPDLTLINLSLNYRSQKNIIEASNKFITANTKRFSKRIEATREIKSPLILFEVEDEYEEAKTIVKEIKSRLGATDFTELYKNKEETSYSFSSFAVLTRTNNQLKIIKDFLKKEGIPVKTIKKDADHWISSIIRKLTEAMTNSSEKLFTNMPLKDFLESSGSYEDLSDIEIFMLSNIARAYKNGKLIEQIQAFIDEISALTPIDLFPENLNAVSLLTLHSSKGLEFPIVFIAGFDEGLIPYTMAPDIDIEEERRLFYVGMTRAMDDLILIHSRQRVINGKKIPLSVSSFLKDIPAEYIQIKKVRADRTGPMQKGLF